A single genomic interval of Streptomyces sp. BA2 harbors:
- a CDS encoding ABC transporter substrate-binding protein, whose protein sequence is MIRPPLPRALAAAVLLTTGLLTSGCGAEVEPTAKSKAETVTVSNCGKDVTYTRPQRPVAYDVSGAEKMFSLGLADRMRGYVMNKLGDPSIKGSPWRQDYADVERLGTERITREIVADAKADFVFAGWNSGFSEERGITPALLEKVGSASYLHTETCWDYGDKSVDVTPLEALYTDLDNLGRIFGVEKRAEKVVTDLKERVTALKKTWPAKGDPAKVFVYDSGTDQPFTAGRHAAPNDIIKAAGAANVFDDLDKGWTTVGWEPVIKAKPEVIVIIDYADQPAKEKIAYLKSLDSLKSVPAVKESRFFVMSYGDAVSGPRNVKGAERLGGYLRSVGR, encoded by the coding sequence CGCCCTGGCAGCCGCCGTGCTGCTGACGACCGGGCTCCTGACCAGCGGCTGCGGCGCCGAGGTCGAGCCGACGGCGAAGAGCAAGGCGGAGACGGTCACCGTCTCCAACTGCGGCAAGGACGTCACGTACACCCGTCCCCAGCGTCCGGTGGCCTACGACGTCAGTGGCGCTGAGAAGATGTTCTCCCTCGGCCTCGCCGACCGGATGCGCGGGTACGTCATGAACAAGCTCGGCGACCCCTCCATCAAGGGCTCGCCCTGGCGCCAGGACTACGCCGACGTGGAGCGCCTCGGCACCGAGCGCATCACCCGCGAGATCGTGGCCGACGCCAAGGCCGACTTCGTCTTCGCCGGCTGGAACTCCGGCTTCAGCGAGGAGCGTGGCATCACGCCCGCCCTCCTGGAGAAGGTCGGGTCCGCCAGCTATCTGCACACCGAGACGTGCTGGGACTACGGCGACAAGAGCGTCGACGTCACGCCGCTCGAGGCGCTCTACACGGATCTGGACAACCTCGGCCGGATCTTCGGCGTCGAGAAGCGCGCCGAGAAGGTCGTCACCGACCTCAAGGAACGCGTCACCGCCCTGAAGAAGACCTGGCCCGCCAAGGGCGACCCCGCCAAGGTCTTCGTCTACGACTCGGGCACCGACCAGCCCTTCACCGCCGGGCGCCATGCCGCACCGAACGACATCATCAAGGCCGCAGGCGCCGCGAACGTCTTCGACGACCTGGACAAGGGCTGGACGACGGTGGGCTGGGAGCCCGTGATCAAGGCGAAGCCGGAGGTCATCGTCATCATCGACTACGCCGACCAGCCGGCCAAGGAGAAGATCGCCTACCTGAAGTCGCTGGACAGCCTGAAGTCGGTCCCGGCCGTGAAGGAGAGCCGCTTCTTCGTCATGTCGTACGGCGACGCCGTGAGCGGCCCGCGCAACGTCAAGGGCGCGGAGCGCCTGGGCGGCTACCTCCGGTCGGTGGGCCGATGA